The following proteins come from a genomic window of Corynebacterium crudilactis:
- a CDS encoding FAD-dependent monooxygenase produces MSLTNQGTRIAIVGAGIGGLTLAAELRRRGLEPQIYEQASELREVGAAVALSANATRFLIDRIGIGEELADKAADVNGLILRDGRDGHIINRISSREDYRQRAGAPYYGVHRADLQHMLKTTVGEDAIHLNKRCIRVEERSDAAVLHFADGDSVEADLVIGADGVRSRLRREILGYDDAQFSGCHAWRGLVSPEKMPSLPDPEAIQFWMGPGGHLLHYPIGGGIQNFFLVKRHNGPWEEKSWVVPVEEEGEHLKAFEGWDPAITEMISATPVTERWALFHRPPLQQWSRGRITLIGDAAHGMVPHHGQGANQSIEDAIVLADCLIEGLEQNTGWDSARQRYQDLRADRARRVQIASLATADIFHLPDGPAAERRNEYLGAHNTWDRYLGWIHEHVADRYPAPLSHYLIPPSLNSATYVANHLYDRF; encoded by the coding sequence ATGTCACTGACCAATCAAGGCACTCGGATCGCCATCGTCGGAGCCGGTATCGGAGGACTTACTCTGGCAGCCGAACTTCGACGCCGCGGACTAGAACCACAAATCTATGAACAAGCCTCCGAACTTCGTGAAGTGGGCGCAGCTGTTGCCCTTTCCGCTAATGCCACCCGATTCCTCATTGATCGCATCGGTATTGGCGAAGAACTAGCGGACAAAGCAGCCGATGTTAATGGCCTTATCCTTCGAGATGGACGCGATGGGCACATTATCAACAGGATTTCCTCCCGCGAAGACTACCGTCAACGTGCCGGCGCACCTTATTACGGTGTACACCGCGCAGATCTACAGCACATGCTTAAAACTACAGTCGGCGAAGACGCCATCCACCTCAATAAACGCTGTATACGCGTGGAAGAGCGTTCCGATGCCGCAGTACTCCACTTCGCAGATGGTGACAGCGTAGAAGCTGATTTGGTGATCGGTGCAGATGGCGTGCGCTCTCGACTGCGGCGAGAGATCCTCGGCTATGACGATGCTCAATTTTCCGGATGCCATGCCTGGCGCGGTTTAGTTTCCCCAGAAAAGATGCCTTCGCTTCCCGATCCGGAAGCTATTCAGTTCTGGATGGGACCTGGTGGACACCTCCTTCACTATCCCATCGGTGGCGGCATACAGAACTTCTTCCTCGTGAAACGACACAACGGTCCGTGGGAAGAGAAATCTTGGGTCGTTCCAGTTGAGGAAGAAGGCGAACACCTCAAAGCTTTTGAAGGATGGGATCCTGCCATCACAGAAATGATCAGTGCAACCCCTGTCACCGAACGTTGGGCTCTCTTCCATCGCCCGCCGCTACAGCAGTGGAGCCGTGGTCGCATCACTCTAATCGGCGATGCTGCCCACGGCATGGTTCCCCACCATGGACAGGGAGCTAACCAATCTATTGAAGATGCCATCGTTCTGGCGGATTGCCTCATTGAGGGGCTTGAGCAAAACACCGGATGGGACTCCGCCCGCCAGCGTTATCAGGATCTCCGTGCAGATCGAGCACGCCGAGTACAAATCGCTTCCCTAGCCACTGCCGATATCTTCCACCTTCCAGATGGCCCTGCAGCAGAACGACGCAATGAATACTTGGGGGCACATAACACCTGGGATCGATACTTGGGGTGGATCCATGAGCATGTAGCCGACCGCTACCCTGCACCACTTTCCCATTATTTGATACCCCCATCACTAAATAGTGCAACATATGTTGCAAATCACTTATATGATCGCTTTTAG
- a CDS encoding SDR family NAD(P)-dependent oxidoreductase codes for MADREQKVAVVTGGSSGIGAASARALVADGWKVIVAARRIDRLEALAQEIGGTAVALDVTSQESVDAFAETVGAVDLLVNNAGGAKGLDSIRDANIDDWTWMYETNVLGTLRVTRALMDGLIARDGHVINIGSIAGENPYVGGAGYNAAKFGVAAFNRVLRLETHQQTLRVSEIDPGRVATEEFALVRFGGDKDRAASVYEDVLNLSAEDIAESVRWVASLPKHMNIDRMRITPRDQV; via the coding sequence ATGGCTGATCGTGAGCAAAAGGTTGCAGTTGTAACTGGAGGATCAAGCGGAATTGGTGCAGCATCAGCTCGTGCATTGGTAGCTGACGGTTGGAAAGTAATCGTTGCAGCACGTCGCATTGATCGTTTGGAAGCACTTGCCCAAGAAATTGGTGGCACTGCCGTGGCTCTTGATGTCACGAGCCAAGAGTCTGTCGATGCTTTTGCAGAGACAGTCGGAGCTGTTGATCTGCTTGTCAACAACGCCGGTGGTGCAAAAGGTCTAGACAGCATCCGAGATGCCAACATTGATGATTGGACCTGGATGTATGAAACCAACGTTTTGGGCACCCTGCGAGTCACCCGTGCGCTCATGGACGGTTTGATTGCTCGCGATGGACATGTCATCAATATCGGTTCCATTGCAGGCGAAAACCCATATGTAGGCGGCGCTGGATACAACGCAGCTAAATTTGGCGTAGCAGCATTTAACCGTGTGCTACGGCTAGAAACGCACCAGCAGACGCTGCGTGTCTCAGAGATTGATCCAGGTCGTGTTGCTACTGAAGAATTCGCGCTCGTTCGATTCGGTGGTGACAAAGATCGCGCCGCGTCAGTCTATGAAGATGTACTTAATCTTTCCGCAGAAGATATCGCTGAATCTGTTCGCTGGGTGGCAAGCCTGCCAAAGCATATGAACATCGACCGCATGCGCATTACCCCGCGTGATCAGGTTTAA
- a CDS encoding aldehyde dehydrogenase — protein MTTSLPMRSQLIIDNQPRPASGDATFDRLHAQNGTVVTTGAAATVEDAIAAVESASTAFPSWAKTGPTERRAILLKAADILEQRAEEFIATMAAEVSAAPDWAGFNVFLTTQCLREAASLTSQLLGETMNNDRGVLSMTVRQPAGVVLSMAPWNAPGVLGMRGLAYPIACGNTVVFRASEGSPRTHQMLVEVLIEAGLPAGVVNFVTNDPKDSNEVIEALIEHPAVRRINFTGSTAIGRIIAEKAGRNLKPVLLELGGKAPLVILDDADIDGAVNAATFGAFMYQGQICMSTERIVLDEKIADEFMEKFTARVAELKTGDPTEDPSVQIGYTYQPSSGDRINAMIDDAVTQGATIAVGQHADRAAHHPTVIDNVKPGMQIYAEETFTPITTVVRVNGYEEAIATANDTEYGLAAAVHGTDSFRTLQAALAIEAGHVHINGATVQNDANAPFGGMKNSGYGRFDGRTVIREFTEEKWITIEDPKQQYPL, from the coding sequence ATGACTACTTCACTGCCCATGCGCTCACAGCTAATCATTGACAATCAGCCCCGCCCTGCCAGCGGCGATGCAACCTTTGACCGCCTGCATGCACAAAACGGCACCGTGGTTACCACTGGCGCAGCTGCCACTGTGGAGGACGCCATCGCCGCTGTGGAATCAGCTTCCACAGCTTTCCCATCATGGGCAAAAACAGGCCCTACCGAGCGTCGCGCTATCTTGCTGAAAGCTGCAGATATCTTGGAGCAACGAGCAGAAGAGTTCATTGCAACTATGGCTGCTGAAGTTTCTGCTGCTCCCGATTGGGCTGGATTCAATGTCTTCTTGACCACCCAGTGTCTCCGCGAAGCAGCTAGCCTAACCTCCCAGCTGCTGGGAGAGACCATGAACAATGACCGTGGCGTCTTGTCTATGACTGTGCGCCAACCTGCAGGTGTTGTGTTGAGTATGGCACCGTGGAATGCTCCTGGTGTACTCGGCATGCGAGGACTCGCCTACCCAATCGCTTGCGGCAACACTGTTGTTTTCCGTGCATCAGAGGGCAGCCCCCGCACCCATCAAATGCTCGTAGAGGTTCTTATTGAAGCAGGTTTGCCTGCTGGAGTGGTCAATTTCGTTACTAATGACCCAAAGGATTCCAACGAAGTCATTGAGGCACTGATCGAACATCCAGCAGTGCGTCGGATTAACTTCACTGGCTCTACTGCTATTGGTCGCATCATCGCAGAAAAGGCAGGGCGCAACCTCAAGCCAGTGCTCCTCGAACTCGGAGGAAAAGCGCCCCTAGTCATCCTCGATGATGCCGATATCGATGGTGCAGTCAACGCTGCAACATTTGGAGCATTCATGTACCAGGGTCAGATTTGCATGTCGACTGAACGTATCGTGCTCGATGAGAAGATCGCTGATGAATTCATGGAGAAATTCACTGCACGAGTAGCAGAACTAAAAACTGGTGATCCTACTGAAGATCCTTCCGTGCAGATCGGCTACACCTACCAGCCAAGCAGTGGAGACCGTATCAACGCAATGATCGATGATGCTGTTACACAGGGTGCAACCATTGCTGTGGGACAGCACGCTGACCGCGCTGCACATCACCCAACAGTGATTGATAACGTCAAACCTGGCATGCAGATCTACGCCGAAGAAACCTTCACACCAATCACTACTGTCGTACGTGTCAATGGTTATGAAGAAGCAATTGCAACAGCCAATGACACAGAATACGGTCTGGCTGCTGCAGTCCACGGCACCGATTCATTCCGCACCCTCCAAGCTGCACTGGCAATCGAAGCCGGCCATGTCCATATCAATGGTGCCACAGTGCAAAATGATGCAAATGCTCCTTTTGGCGGCATGAAAAATAGTGGTTATGGACGCTTTGACGGACGTACTGTGATCCGGGAATTCACTGAGGAAAAGTGGATTACTATCGAGGATCCAAAGCAGCAGTACCCACTTTAA
- a CDS encoding PucR family transcriptional regulator, which yields MSEIGIVYEMDRFPELDDAVQNLSEDLDHRLVVIDRSMRVVSYSMHESPEDRRRLFHILAHSDSWPHPRTATTPYQVVAMEEIGPVLFLRMLDSRKYIIGHLVLSVTNQEAEQSFLARLDSAIARLSELLAARQHDAMDREARSYHLAAQLVSADTQSREKSAEALISERFLSSSEGFCAVALGIDPRDMNPLNKEKSAQAVASTLRYVRENSTATVIGGVLDTDGGIGVLVFPRPVVVPRLRRILEDPQLAPVRAGIGPLVPLAETHRSFERACLAWRASWLAPENHGIVTTWEHVGLDGTLARLPLEDFTPEDLPSAIRDLLSATDSPVLLDTLEAYLVAGGDAQQTARTLNIHRSTLYYRLDKLRNLIPGDFHDGILRNELHTGLRMARLAGLLKN from the coding sequence ATGTCGGAAATAGGTATCGTCTATGAAATGGACCGTTTTCCCGAACTCGATGATGCAGTACAGAACCTCTCTGAGGACCTTGATCATCGGTTAGTGGTGATTGATCGTTCCATGCGAGTGGTGTCCTATTCCATGCATGAATCCCCAGAAGATCGCCGACGCCTCTTCCATATCCTTGCGCACAGCGATTCTTGGCCACATCCCCGCACTGCAACCACCCCATATCAAGTTGTTGCGATGGAGGAAATCGGCCCAGTTCTTTTCCTGAGAATGCTTGACTCCCGTAAATACATTATTGGACACCTAGTTCTCTCCGTGACTAATCAGGAAGCGGAACAGAGCTTTCTTGCTCGGCTAGATTCTGCAATCGCACGCCTTTCGGAACTATTGGCTGCTCGTCAGCATGATGCAATGGATCGTGAAGCGCGGTCATATCATCTTGCTGCTCAATTAGTAAGTGCTGATACTCAGTCTCGAGAAAAGTCGGCAGAAGCGCTTATTTCGGAACGTTTCCTGAGTTCTTCCGAAGGATTTTGCGCGGTAGCGCTGGGGATAGATCCTCGTGACATGAATCCGCTGAATAAGGAGAAGTCAGCTCAAGCTGTTGCGAGTACCTTGCGTTATGTTCGAGAAAATTCCACGGCGACTGTAATCGGTGGTGTCCTGGACACTGATGGTGGGATTGGCGTATTGGTTTTTCCACGGCCGGTAGTTGTGCCCAGACTGCGTCGCATTCTGGAAGATCCTCAATTGGCTCCGGTCCGCGCCGGGATTGGCCCATTGGTGCCTTTGGCTGAAACGCATCGTTCTTTTGAACGTGCTTGTCTGGCCTGGAGAGCGTCCTGGTTGGCTCCAGAAAATCATGGAATTGTTACTACCTGGGAGCATGTGGGATTGGACGGAACATTGGCGCGTTTGCCTCTGGAGGATTTCACTCCAGAGGATCTCCCATCGGCGATTCGCGATTTGTTGTCAGCCACGGATTCTCCAGTTTTGCTAGACACATTAGAGGCTTATCTCGTCGCTGGTGGTGATGCTCAACAAACAGCACGCACCCTTAATATTCACCGTTCGACCCTTTATTACCGGTTGGACAAACTGCGAAACCTGATTCCAGGGGATTTCCACGATGGGATTCTTCGCAACGAGCTACATACTGGGTTGCGGATGGCGCGCCTTGCAGGGCTATTAAAGAATTAA
- a CDS encoding branched-chain amino acid aminotransferase, whose amino-acid sequence MTSLEFTVTRTDNPTSPDRLKEILAAPKFGKFFTDHMVTIDWTESEGWHNAQLVPYAPIPMDPATTVFHYGQAIFEGIKAYRHADGSIKTFRPGENSERMQRSAARMAMPELPTEDFVKALELLVEADQGWVPEYGGEASLYLRPFMISTEIGLGVSPSDAYKFLVIASPVGAYFTGGIKPVSVWLSEDYVRAAPGGTGDAKFAGNYAASLLAQAQAAEKGCDQVVWLDAIEHKYIEEMGGMNLGFIYRNGDQIKLVTPELSGSLLPGITRKSLLQVAEDLGYEVEERKITTAEWEADAKSGAMTEAFACGTAAVITPVGTVKSAHGTFEVNNNEVGEITMKLRETLTGIQQGNVEDKNGWLYPLIG is encoded by the coding sequence ATGACGTCATTAGAGTTCACAGTAACCCGTACCGACAATCCGACGTCACCTGATCGTCTGAAGGAAATTCTTGCCGCGCCGAAGTTCGGTAAGTTCTTCACCGACCACATGGTGACTATCGACTGGACAGAATCGGAAGGTTGGCACAACGCGCAACTAGTGCCTTATGCTCCGATTCCCATGGATCCTGCCACCACCGTATTCCACTACGGACAGGCAATATTTGAAGGTATTAAGGCCTACCGTCATGCAGACGGTTCCATCAAGACCTTCCGTCCGGGTGAAAACTCTGAGCGCATGCAGCGATCTGCGGCTCGTATGGCAATGCCAGAACTGCCTACTGAAGATTTCGTTAAGGCACTGGAACTTCTCGTGGAAGCAGATCAGGGTTGGGTTCCTGAATACGGCGGAGAAGCATCTCTATATTTGCGCCCGTTTATGATCTCTACCGAAATCGGTCTTGGTGTCAGTCCATCTGACGCTTACAAGTTCCTTGTCATTGCATCCCCAGTTGGAGCATATTTCACCGGTGGTATTAAGCCTGTTTCAGTCTGGCTCAGCGAAGATTACGTTCGTGCAGCTCCAGGCGGAACCGGTGACGCTAAATTCGCAGGCAACTATGCAGCATCTTTGTTGGCCCAGGCCCAGGCAGCGGAAAAGGGCTGCGACCAGGTTGTGTGGCTTGATGCAATTGAGCACAAATACATCGAAGAGATGGGTGGCATGAACCTTGGGTTCATCTACCGCAATGGTGATCAGATCAAGCTTGTTACTCCTGAGCTATCAGGTTCTTTGCTTCCAGGCATCACCCGTAAGTCTTTGCTACAGGTGGCAGAAGACTTGGGCTATGAAGTAGAAGAGCGCAAGATCACCACTGCTGAGTGGGAAGCTGATGCAAAATCTGGTGCGATGACCGAAGCATTCGCATGCGGCACCGCAGCTGTAATCACACCTGTTGGCACCGTGAAATCCGCCCATGGCACCTTTGAAGTCAATAACAACGAAGTCGGTGAAATCACCATGAAGCTTCGTGAGACCCTCACAGGTATTCAGCAAGGAAATGTTGAAGATAAAAATGGCTGGCTTTACCCACTGATTGGTTAA